One segment of Mastomys coucha isolate ucsf_1 unplaced genomic scaffold, UCSF_Mcou_1 pScaffold23, whole genome shotgun sequence DNA contains the following:
- the LOC116073053 gene encoding olfactory receptor 8D1-like, giving the protein METGNHSAAVVFVLLGLTQQPELLLPLFILFLGIYVLTVVGNLGMILLITVSPLLHTPMYYFLRSLSFVDLCYSTIITPKMLVNFLGKKNLIIYSECMAQLFLFVVFVVAEGYLLTVMAYDRYVAICRPLLYNVIMSPRLCSLSVLVAFILGIFSALAHTNAMMNLSFCKSHIISHYFCDVLPLLSLSCSNTHLNELLLFIIGGINTLVPTLAVAISYVFIFCSILRISSSKGRSKAFGTCSSHLMAVGIFFGSITFMYFKPSSSNSLEQEKVSSVFYTTVIPMLNPLIYSLRNKDVKKALGRFSIGK; this is encoded by the coding sequence ATGGAAACTGGGAATCATTCTGCAGCAGTTGTGTTTGTCTTGTTGGGATTAACACAGCAGCCTGAGCTCCTGCTGCCCCTCTTCATTCTGTTCCTGGGCATCTATGTGCTGACAGTAGTTGGAAATTTGGGCATGATCCTGCTCATCACAGTCAGCCCACTGCTACACACTCCCATGTACTATTTCCTTAGAAGCTTATCCTTTGTGGATCTATGTTATTCCACTATCATTACACCCAAAATGCTGGTGAACTTCCTTGGGAAGAAAAATTTGATTATCTATTCTGAGTGCATGGCACAGCTTTTTCTATTTGTGGTCTTTGTGGTGGCTGAGGGTTATCTCCTGACTGTTATGGCATATGACCGGTATGTGGCCATCTGCAGACCATTGCTGTATAACGTGATCATGTCCCCTCGACTCTGCTCACTGTCAGTGCTGGTTGCCTTTATCTTAGGCATTTTTTCTGCCTTGGCACACACAAATGCTATGATGAATCTGAGCTTCTGTAAATCCCACATCATAAGCCATTACTTCTGTGATGTTCTCCCCCTCCTTAGCCTTTCCTGTTCTAACACACATCTCAAtgaacttcttttatttattattggaggGATCAACACCTTAGTGCCTACTCTAGCTGTTGCCATCTCCTATGTCTTCATCTTCTGTAGCATCCTGCGCATCAGTTCATCAAAGGGCAGGTCCAAAGCGTTTGGAACCTGCAGCTCTCATCTCATGGCTGTGGGTATCTTCTTTGGGTCTATCACGTTCATGTATTTCAAGCCTTCTTCAAGTAACTCTCTTGAGCAAGAGAAGGTGTCTTCTGTGTTCTATACCACAGTGATCCCCATGCTGAACCCATTAATATATAGTTTGAGGAACAAAGATGTGAAAAAAGCACTGGGCAGATTCTCGATAGGGAAGTAA
- the LOC116072770 gene encoding olfactory receptor 8D1-like: MGTANDSATVVFVLVGLTQQPELLLPLFILFLGIYVVTAVGNLGMILLITVSPLLHTPMYYFLSSLSFVDLCYSTVITPKMLVNFLGKKNVIVYSECMAQLFFFIIFVVAEGYLLTAMAYDRYVAICRPLLYNVIMSSRLCSLLVSVAFILGLSSSVVHTSAMMNLSFCKSHIISHYFCDVLPLLNLSCSNTHLNELLVFIIGGFNTLVPTLAVAISYVFIFCSILHIKSSKGRSKAFGTCSSHLMAVGIFFGSITFMYFKPSSSNSLEQEKVSSVFYTTVIPMLNPLIYSLRNKDVKKALGRFFVTR, translated from the coding sequence atggGTACTGCAAATGATTCTGCAACAGTTGTGTTTGTCTTGGTAGGATTAACACAGCAGCCTGAGCTCCTGCTGCCCCTCTTCATTCTGTTCCTGGGTATCTATGTGGTGACAGCAGTGGGGAATTTGGGCATGATCCTGCTCATCACAGTTAGCCCACTGCTGCATACTCCCATGTACTATTTCCTTAGCAGTTTATCCTTTGTTGATCTTTGCTATTCCACTGTCATTACACCTAAAATGCTGGTGAACTTTCTTGGGAAGAAAAATGTGATTGTCTACTCAGAGTGCATGGCCcagctctttttctttataatcttCGTGGTGGCTGAGGGTTACCTCCTGACTGCCATGGcatatgaccgctatgtggccatctgcagaCCATTGCTGTATAACGTGATCATGTCATCCAGACTTTGCTCACTGCTAGTGTCGGTTGCTTTCATCCTAGGCCTTTCATCTTCTGTGGTACACACAAGTGCTATGATGAATCTGAGCTTCTGTAAATCCCACATCATAAGCCATTATTTCTGTGATGTTCTTCCCCTGCTCAATCTCTCCTGTTCTAACACACATCTCAATGAGCTTCTTGTATTTATCATTGGAGGGTTCAACACCTTGGTGCCTACCCTAGCTGTTGCCATCTCCTATGTCTTCATCTTCTGCAGTATCCTTCACATCAAGTCATCAAAGGGCAGGTCCAAAGCATTTGGAACCTGCAGCTCGCATCTCATGGCTGTGGGTATCTTCTTTGGATCTATCACATTCATGTATTTCAAGCCTTCTTCAAGTAATTCTCTGGAGCAAGAGAAAGTGTCTTCTGTATTCTATACCACAGTGATCCCCATGCTGAACCCATTAATATATAGTTTGAGaaacaaggatgtgaagaaagcaTTGGGAAGATTCTTTGTAACAAGATAA